In Mycolicibacterium phocaicum, one DNA window encodes the following:
- the purB gene encoding adenylosuccinate lyase, which translates to MSIPNVLANRYASDEMVAIWSPENKIVAERRLWLAVLRAQSELGVAVPSGVVEDYERVLDQVDLDSIAARERVTRHDVKARIEEFNALAGHEHVHKGMTSRDLTENVEQLQIRQSLELVFSHGVAVVARLAERAALYRDLVMAGRSHNVAAQATTLGKRFASAAEETLVALTRLRELIDRYPLRGIKGPMGTAQDMLDLFGGDASRLGKLESRIAEFLGFTEVFTSVGQVYPRSLDHDVLSALVQLGAGPSSFAHTIRLMAGHELATEGFAPGQVGSSAMPHKMNTRSCERVNGLQVVLRGYGSMAAELAGAQWNEGDVFCSVVRRVALPDAFFAIDGQTETFLTVLDEFGAYPAVIQRELDRYLPFLATTRILMAAVRAGVGRETAHEVIKEHAVAVALAMREKGLEPDLLDRLAADPRLPLDRVELDAALADKQAFSGAAGDQVDAVVAAVDRLVAQYPEAAKYTSGAIL; encoded by the coding sequence GTGAGCATCCCCAACGTGCTGGCCAATCGTTACGCCAGCGACGAGATGGTGGCCATCTGGTCGCCGGAGAACAAGATCGTCGCCGAACGCCGGCTGTGGCTGGCCGTGCTGCGCGCGCAGTCCGAACTGGGCGTGGCCGTACCGTCCGGCGTCGTTGAGGACTACGAGCGGGTGCTGGACCAGGTCGACCTGGATTCCATCGCCGCGCGGGAACGCGTCACCCGGCACGACGTCAAGGCGCGCATCGAAGAGTTCAACGCGCTGGCCGGCCACGAGCACGTCCACAAGGGCATGACGAGCCGCGACCTCACCGAGAACGTCGAGCAGTTGCAGATCCGGCAGTCGCTGGAACTGGTGTTCTCGCACGGCGTCGCGGTGGTGGCCCGGCTCGCCGAGCGCGCCGCGCTGTATCGCGACCTGGTGATGGCCGGTCGCTCGCACAACGTCGCGGCGCAGGCCACCACGCTCGGCAAGCGGTTCGCCTCGGCCGCCGAGGAGACCCTGGTCGCGCTGACCCGGCTGCGGGAGCTGATCGACCGGTACCCGCTGCGCGGCATCAAGGGCCCGATGGGCACCGCGCAGGACATGCTGGACCTATTCGGCGGTGACGCCTCGCGGCTGGGCAAGTTGGAAAGCCGAATCGCTGAGTTTCTTGGATTCACCGAGGTTTTCACCTCCGTCGGGCAGGTGTACCCGCGGTCACTGGACCACGACGTGCTGTCCGCGCTGGTGCAGCTGGGCGCCGGCCCGTCGTCGTTCGCGCACACCATCCGGCTGATGGCCGGCCACGAACTGGCCACCGAAGGCTTCGCGCCCGGGCAGGTCGGCTCGTCGGCCATGCCGCACAAGATGAACACCCGCTCGTGCGAGCGCGTCAACGGCCTGCAGGTCGTACTGCGCGGCTACGGCTCCATGGCCGCGGAACTGGCTGGGGCGCAATGGAATGAGGGCGACGTCTTCTGCTCGGTGGTACGCCGCGTCGCGCTGCCCGACGCGTTCTTCGCCATCGACGGCCAGACCGAGACGTTCCTGACGGTGCTCGATGAGTTCGGCGCCTACCCGGCCGTCATCCAGCGCGAGCTGGACCGCTACCTGCCGTTCCTGGCGACGACCCGCATCCTGATGGCGGCGGTGCGCGCCGGCGTCGGCCGCGAGACGGCGCACGAGGTCATCAAGGAGCACGCCGTCGCCGTCGCGCTCGCGATGCGCGAAAAGGGTTTGGAGCCAGACCTTCTGGACCGGCTGGCCGCCGATCCGCGCCTCCCGCTGGACCGCGTCGAGCTCGACGCGGCACTGGCCGACAAGCAGGCGTTCAGCGGCGCCGCCGGCGACCAGGTCGACGCCGTCGTCGCCGCGGTGGACCGCCTGGTGGCGCAGTACCCGGAAGCGGCCAAGTACACCTCGGGCGCCATCCTGTGA
- a CDS encoding TetR/AcrR family transcriptional regulator, with protein MTAVTPKGERRRYALVSAAAELLCEGGFDAVRHRAVAQRAGLPLASTTYYFSSLDDLIEKAVEHVGESESQQLRMRVSALSRRRRGADATADLLVDLLVGDSTRASDQLISRYERYIACARQPGLRDVQRRILKQRSDAVIEVVERSGRSVRAELLTALVCAVDGAVVASMVSDGDGPRATARATLVDVIDVLAPFDQERRVAL; from the coding sequence ATGACAGCAGTCACCCCAAAGGGGGAACGGCGACGGTATGCGCTGGTCAGCGCTGCCGCCGAGCTGCTGTGTGAGGGCGGCTTCGACGCTGTCCGGCACCGCGCCGTGGCGCAGCGGGCCGGGCTGCCGCTGGCCTCCACGACGTACTACTTCTCGTCCCTCGACGACCTGATCGAAAAGGCGGTCGAGCACGTCGGAGAATCGGAATCTCAGCAGCTGCGCATGCGCGTCTCGGCGTTGTCGCGGCGCCGCCGCGGCGCAGACGCGACGGCGGATCTGCTGGTCGACCTGCTGGTCGGTGACAGCACCCGGGCGTCCGACCAGTTGATTTCCCGCTATGAGCGGTACATCGCCTGCGCCCGTCAGCCCGGGCTGCGCGACGTGCAGCGACGCATCCTCAAGCAGCGGTCCGATGCCGTCATCGAGGTGGTGGAGCGATCCGGGCGCTCGGTGCGCGCCGAACTGCTCACGGCGCTGGTCTGCGCCGTCGACGGTGCGGTGGTGGCGTCGATGGTGAGCGACGGTGACGGCCCGCGCGCGACTGCCCGGGCGACCCTCGTGGACGTCATCGACGTCCTGGCGCCCTTCGACCAAGAACGCCGGGTCGCCCTATAA
- a CDS encoding alpha/beta hydrolase → MMAAMAELSRRAVLRLGAGAAAGAAGAFALGSTFNRPTVTATPVTMTSVGAPLAPPPAVADPAPTYVTGSFVSQARGGVSTNWAIARPPGQTAPLRPVIALHGKGSDAATVMAGGVEQGLAQAVAAGLPPFAVVAVDGGGGYWHKRASGEDSGAMVLDELIPMLASQGLDTSRVGFLGWSMGGYGALLLGARLGAARTAAICAVSPALWTSSGATAPGAFDGAADYAANSVWGLPGLAGIPIRIDCGDSDPFYSATKQFIAQLPNGAAGGFSPGGHDASFWSAQLPAEISWLAPLLVQ, encoded by the coding sequence ATGATGGCGGCCATGGCAGAGCTGAGCCGACGCGCCGTCCTCCGTCTCGGAGCCGGCGCCGCCGCAGGGGCCGCCGGCGCGTTCGCGTTGGGGTCGACGTTCAACCGCCCGACCGTCACCGCGACCCCGGTGACAATGACGAGCGTCGGGGCGCCGCTCGCGCCACCCCCGGCCGTCGCCGATCCGGCACCCACCTACGTGACCGGTTCATTCGTCTCGCAGGCCCGCGGTGGCGTCTCGACCAACTGGGCCATCGCCCGCCCGCCGGGCCAGACCGCGCCACTGCGGCCCGTGATCGCGCTGCACGGCAAAGGCAGCGACGCCGCGACGGTGATGGCCGGCGGCGTCGAACAAGGGCTGGCACAGGCCGTGGCCGCGGGGCTGCCGCCGTTCGCGGTCGTGGCCGTCGACGGCGGTGGCGGCTACTGGCACAAGCGGGCTTCGGGGGAGGATTCGGGCGCCATGGTGCTCGATGAGCTGATCCCGATGCTGGCCTCGCAGGGCCTCGACACCTCGCGGGTGGGTTTCCTGGGCTGGTCGATGGGCGGCTACGGCGCGCTGCTGCTGGGGGCCCGGCTGGGCGCGGCCCGCACCGCGGCGATCTGCGCCGTCAGCCCGGCGTTATGGACGTCATCGGGCGCGACGGCTCCGGGCGCCTTCGACGGTGCGGCCGACTACGCGGCCAACTCGGTGTGGGGTCTGCCCGGGCTGGCGGGTATCCCGATCCGCATCGACTGCGGCGACAGTGACCCGTTCTACTCGGCGACCAAGCAGTTCATCGCCCAGCTGCCCAACGGCGCCGCGGGTGGCTTCTCCCCCGGCGGCCACGACGCGTCGTTCTGGAGCGCGCAGCTGCCGGCCGAGATCTCCTGGCTGGCCCCGCTCCTCGTCCAGTGA
- the purD gene encoding phosphoribosylamine--glycine ligase: MRVLVIGSGAREHALLLALSRDPQVDYLAVAPGNAGTSAVAEQHDVDITAADEVLALAKKLAADLVVIGPEVPLVLGVADALRAAGVATFGPSKDAARIEGSKAFAKDVMAAAGVRTATSEIVDNPAHLDAALDRFGPPAGQQAWVVKDDGLAAGKGVVVSADREAARAHAAELLESGHPVLLESFLDGPEVSLFCVVDGETVVPLLPAQDFKRVGDNDSGPNTGGMGAYTPLPWLPAAVVDQIVDEVVKPVAAELVRRDSSFSGLLYAGLAITSKGPAVVEFNCRFGDPETQAVLALLQTPLGTLLNAAATGTLDSVGALQWQDGSAVTVVVAAENYPGRPRVGDVITGSETAGVLHAGTSRRDDGSVVSSGGRVLSVVGTGADLAAARAEAYRIIESIRLPGSHFRTDIGLAAAEGRISL, from the coding sequence GTGCGCGTCCTCGTGATCGGCTCCGGTGCCCGTGAACATGCCCTGCTGCTCGCCCTGAGCCGCGACCCCCAGGTGGACTACCTGGCTGTCGCCCCCGGCAATGCCGGTACCTCCGCCGTCGCCGAGCAGCACGACGTCGACATCACCGCCGCCGACGAGGTGCTCGCGCTGGCCAAGAAGCTCGCCGCCGACCTGGTCGTGATCGGCCCCGAGGTGCCGTTGGTGCTGGGTGTGGCCGACGCGCTGCGCGCGGCCGGCGTCGCCACCTTCGGGCCGTCCAAGGACGCCGCCCGCATCGAAGGCTCCAAGGCGTTCGCCAAGGACGTCATGGCCGCGGCCGGCGTGCGCACCGCGACCAGCGAGATCGTCGACAACCCCGCCCACCTCGACGCCGCCCTGGACCGCTTCGGCCCGCCCGCCGGCCAACAGGCCTGGGTCGTCAAGGACGACGGGCTGGCCGCCGGCAAGGGCGTCGTCGTCTCCGCGGACCGGGAGGCCGCCCGCGCCCACGCCGCCGAACTGCTCGAATCCGGCCACCCGGTGCTGCTCGAGTCGTTCCTCGACGGGCCCGAGGTGTCGCTGTTCTGCGTCGTCGACGGCGAGACCGTGGTGCCGCTGCTGCCCGCGCAGGACTTCAAGCGCGTCGGCGACAACGACAGCGGACCCAACACCGGCGGCATGGGCGCCTACACGCCGCTACCGTGGCTGCCCGCAGCGGTCGTCGACCAGATCGTCGACGAGGTCGTCAAACCCGTTGCCGCGGAACTGGTTCGGCGTGACAGCTCGTTCTCGGGCCTGCTGTACGCCGGCCTGGCCATCACCTCGAAGGGCCCGGCCGTCGTCGAATTCAACTGCCGCTTCGGCGATCCCGAGACCCAGGCCGTGCTGGCACTGCTGCAGACCCCACTGGGCACGCTGCTCAACGCCGCCGCCACCGGCACCCTCGATTCTGTCGGTGCGTTGCAGTGGCAGGACGGGTCGGCCGTCACGGTCGTCGTGGCCGCCGAGAACTACCCGGGTCGCCCCCGCGTCGGGGACGTGATCACCGGATCGGAGACGGCCGGCGTGCTGCACGCGGGCACCAGCCGCCGCGACGACGGCAGCGTCGTCTCTTCCGGCGGCCGGGTGCTGTCGGTGGTGGGCACCGGTGCGGACCTGGCGGCCGCGCGGGCCGAGGCCTACCGGATCATCGAGTCGATTCGCCTGCCGGGCAGCCACTTCCGCACCGACATCGGCCTCGCTGCCGCCGAAGGCCGCATCTCGCTCTAG
- a CDS encoding EspA/EspE family type VII secretion system effector produces the protein MEPLDAFLLMWERARATFGEGVPHDRSEFDKSEQLRALQDQVKAAGPGPHWTGGAADRYAEANDKHAQALGRLADLDKRVGDELERSADVVNGGRRELDALKHWVTDLADEAKKTPTAAADHALWSAIGKASGDVADIITRSHTDLSGVAGRIQSLDSEFDDF, from the coding sequence GTGGAGCCGCTGGATGCCTTCCTACTGATGTGGGAGCGGGCCCGCGCCACCTTCGGCGAGGGCGTTCCGCACGACCGCTCCGAGTTCGACAAGAGCGAGCAGCTGCGCGCACTCCAGGATCAGGTGAAGGCCGCGGGTCCCGGTCCGCACTGGACCGGCGGCGCGGCCGACCGCTACGCCGAGGCCAATGACAAGCACGCCCAGGCCCTCGGCCGGCTGGCCGACCTCGACAAGCGCGTGGGCGACGAACTCGAGCGGTCCGCAGACGTGGTCAACGGCGGACGCCGCGAACTCGACGCTCTCAAACACTGGGTGACCGACCTCGCCGACGAAGCCAAGAAGACGCCGACCGCCGCCGCCGACCACGCGCTGTGGTCGGCGATCGGCAAGGCCAGCGGCGACGTCGCCGACATCATCACGCGCTCACACACCGACCTGTCGGGAGTCGCCGGCCGAATCCAGAGCCTCGACAGCGAGTTCGACGACTTCTGA
- a CDS encoding carboxymuconolactone decarboxylase family protein: protein MDELRAKGLAKMNEVYGWEMPNIEGDPYFDLTVDHLFGTIWSKPGLSMREKRLMTFTCVTAVGSQDLAEIQINAALLNEEFTEAELKDIGIFLTQYLGFPLGSAFNGAVSKVVARRRKAAEKGVAEDRKANVNAAVKMNTGSELDDK from the coding sequence ATGGACGAGTTGCGCGCCAAGGGCCTGGCGAAGATGAACGAGGTCTACGGCTGGGAGATGCCCAACATCGAGGGCGACCCGTACTTCGACCTCACCGTGGATCACCTGTTCGGCACCATCTGGAGCAAGCCCGGACTGTCGATGCGGGAGAAGCGCCTGATGACGTTCACGTGCGTCACCGCTGTCGGCTCGCAGGACCTCGCCGAGATTCAGATCAACGCCGCCTTGCTCAACGAGGAATTCACCGAGGCCGAGCTCAAGGACATCGGCATCTTCCTGACGCAGTACCTCGGCTTCCCCCTCGGGTCGGCGTTCAACGGCGCCGTGTCCAAGGTGGTCGCGAGGCGGCGCAAGGCCGCCGAGAAGGGCGTGGCAGAGGACCGCAAGGCCAATGTCAATGCCGCCGTCAAGATGAACACCGGGAGCGAGCTCGATGACAAGTAG
- a CDS encoding NAD(P)-dependent oxidoreductase translates to MSSDVKLGYIGLGNQGAPMAKRLAEWPGGLIVFDVRAESMAPFSELGATLAGSVAEVAKADVISVTVLNDEQVRDVVTQLAEHAAPGTVIAIHSTIEPTTAVELAEQLRPKGIHIVDAPVSGGAHAASQGELAVMVGADDEAYDKVKPVFKQWASLVVRAGEPGAGTKMKLARNMLTFIGFAAACEAQKLAEASGIDLQKLGRVVRHSDAQSGGPGAIMARDDTKPLAPDHFLYNMFVHTRGLAEKDLSLALGLGSAVGVDLPLAELALANLAEGLGVPHVKES, encoded by the coding sequence ATGAGTTCTGACGTGAAGCTGGGGTATATCGGGCTGGGCAACCAGGGTGCCCCCATGGCCAAGCGCCTGGCCGAATGGCCCGGCGGGCTTATCGTTTTCGACGTCCGCGCCGAATCCATGGCGCCGTTCAGCGAGCTCGGCGCCACCCTGGCCGGCAGCGTCGCCGAGGTGGCCAAGGCCGACGTCATCAGCGTGACGGTGCTCAACGATGAGCAGGTCCGTGACGTCGTGACGCAGCTGGCCGAGCATGCCGCGCCCGGCACGGTGATCGCGATCCACTCCACCATCGAGCCGACGACAGCCGTCGAGCTGGCCGAGCAGCTGCGGCCCAAGGGGATCCACATCGTCGACGCTCCGGTGAGCGGCGGCGCCCATGCGGCGAGCCAGGGTGAGCTGGCGGTCATGGTCGGCGCCGACGACGAGGCCTATGACAAGGTCAAGCCCGTCTTCAAGCAGTGGGCGTCATTGGTCGTGCGGGCCGGCGAGCCCGGCGCCGGGACCAAGATGAAGCTGGCGCGGAACATGCTGACGTTCATCGGTTTTGCCGCCGCGTGTGAGGCGCAGAAACTCGCCGAGGCATCGGGCATCGACCTGCAGAAGCTGGGACGCGTGGTGCGGCACAGTGACGCGCAGTCGGGCGGCCCCGGCGCCATCATGGCGCGTGACGACACCAAACCGCTGGCGCCCGACCACTTCCTCTACAACATGTTCGTCCACACCCGCGGGCTGGCCGAGAAGGACCTGTCACTGGCGCTGGGGCTGGGTTCGGCTGTGGGAGTGGATCTTCCGCTTGCGGAGCTGGCGCTGGCCAACCTCGCCGAGGGTCTCGGCGTACCGCATGTGAAGGAGTCTTGA
- a CDS encoding SDR family oxidoreductase, with protein MSRFENKVAIVTGAGGGIGQVYAEALAREGAAVVIADINVEGAEKVAAGIKADGGKALAVRVDVSDIDSANEMAAAAVAEFGGIDYLVNNAAIFGGMKLDGLLTVDWDYYRKFMSVNLDGALVCTRAVFPHMEKRGGGSIVNQSSTAAWVYANFYGLAKVGVNGLTQQLSRELGWRNIRINAIAPGPIDTEANRSTTPQAIVKQIVQTLPLARMGTPEDLAGMCLFLLSDEASWITGQIFNVDGGQIIRS; from the coding sequence ATGAGCAGGTTTGAGAACAAGGTCGCGATCGTGACCGGGGCGGGCGGCGGCATCGGCCAGGTCTACGCCGAGGCGCTGGCCCGGGAAGGCGCCGCGGTCGTCATCGCCGACATCAACGTCGAGGGCGCCGAGAAGGTGGCCGCCGGCATCAAGGCCGACGGCGGCAAGGCGCTGGCCGTGCGGGTCGACGTGTCGGACATCGACTCGGCCAACGAGATGGCCGCGGCGGCCGTCGCGGAATTCGGTGGCATCGACTACCTGGTGAACAACGCCGCGATCTTCGGCGGCATGAAGCTCGACGGTCTGCTGACCGTCGATTGGGACTACTACCGCAAGTTCATGAGCGTCAACCTCGACGGTGCGCTGGTGTGTACCCGCGCGGTGTTCCCGCACATGGAGAAGCGGGGCGGCGGATCGATCGTCAACCAGTCCTCCACCGCGGCATGGGTTTACGCCAACTTCTACGGTCTGGCCAAGGTCGGTGTCAACGGCCTGACGCAGCAGCTGTCGCGCGAGCTGGGCTGGCGCAACATCCGGATCAACGCGATCGCGCCCGGCCCGATCGACACCGAGGCCAACCGCAGCACCACGCCGCAGGCCATCGTCAAGCAGATCGTGCAGACCCTGCCGCTGGCGCGCATGGGCACGCCCGAAGACCTCGCCGGCATGTGCCTGTTCCTGCTGTCCGACGAGGCCAGCTGGATCACCGGGCAGATCTTCAACGTCGACGGCGGACAGATCATCCGGTCATGA
- a CDS encoding aldehyde dehydrogenase, which translates to MTLLGDRESRLLIDGKLVPGSRGTFPTVNPATEEVLGVAADATVGDMVDAIDAARRTFDETDWSTNVELRVRCLRQLQQAMRDHSAELRELTISEAGAPRMLTAGAHLDGPIEDLSFAADTAESYQWTTDLGHATPQGIPTNRTIAREAVGVVGAITPWNFPHQINLAKIGPALAAGNTLILKPAPDTPWVAAVLGELITQHTDFPAGAINIVTSRDHGVGAMLSKHADVDMVSFTGSTVTGRAVMTDAAETIKKVFLELGGKSAFLVLDDADVAGACAMAAFTASMHAGQGCAITTRLVVPRARYDEAVAAAAGTMGGIKPGDPSSPRTVCGPVISARQRDRVQSYLDLAIEEGGTFACGGGRPADRDTGFFIEPTVIAGLDNSARVAREEIFGPVLTVIAHDGDDDAVRIANDSPYGLSGTVFSADPQRAAGVAARLRVGTVNVNGGVWYSADAPFGGYKQSGNGREMGIAGFEEYLETKCIATLAT; encoded by the coding sequence ATGACCTTGCTGGGTGATCGCGAAAGTCGCCTTCTCATCGACGGAAAATTGGTGCCGGGTTCGCGTGGCACATTCCCGACCGTAAATCCCGCGACCGAGGAAGTCCTCGGCGTGGCAGCCGACGCCACGGTGGGCGACATGGTCGACGCCATCGACGCCGCCCGTCGGACTTTCGACGAGACCGACTGGTCCACCAACGTGGAGCTTCGCGTGCGGTGCCTGCGGCAGTTGCAGCAGGCCATGCGTGACCACAGTGCTGAATTGCGCGAATTGACGATCTCCGAAGCCGGCGCGCCCCGAATGCTCACCGCCGGAGCGCATTTGGACGGCCCGATCGAGGACCTGAGCTTTGCCGCCGACACCGCGGAGAGCTACCAGTGGACCACCGACCTGGGACATGCCACGCCGCAGGGGATTCCGACCAACCGGACCATCGCGAGGGAGGCCGTCGGCGTCGTCGGCGCCATCACGCCGTGGAACTTCCCGCACCAGATCAACCTGGCCAAGATCGGTCCGGCGCTCGCGGCGGGCAACACCCTGATCCTCAAGCCCGCACCGGACACCCCGTGGGTCGCCGCGGTTCTCGGCGAACTGATCACCCAGCACACCGACTTCCCGGCGGGCGCCATCAACATCGTCACCTCTCGGGATCACGGCGTCGGGGCCATGCTGTCGAAACATGCTGACGTCGACATGGTTTCGTTCACCGGCTCGACTGTCACCGGCCGCGCCGTGATGACCGATGCCGCCGAGACCATCAAGAAGGTGTTCCTGGAACTCGGCGGCAAGTCGGCGTTCCTGGTTCTCGACGACGCCGACGTGGCCGGCGCCTGCGCCATGGCGGCGTTCACGGCATCGATGCACGCCGGCCAGGGCTGCGCGATCACCACCCGGCTCGTGGTACCGCGGGCCCGCTACGACGAGGCCGTCGCGGCCGCGGCAGGCACGATGGGTGGCATCAAACCGGGCGATCCGTCCAGCCCGCGCACCGTCTGCGGCCCGGTGATCTCGGCCCGCCAGCGTGACCGGGTGCAGAGCTATCTGGACCTGGCCATCGAGGAGGGTGGCACGTTCGCGTGCGGTGGCGGCCGGCCGGCCGACCGCGACACCGGTTTCTTCATCGAGCCGACCGTCATTGCCGGACTGGACAACTCGGCCCGCGTCGCCCGCGAGGAGATCTTCGGGCCGGTACTCACCGTGATCGCCCACGACGGCGACGACGACGCCGTCCGCATCGCCAACGACTCGCCGTACGGCCTGTCCGGCACGGTGTTCTCGGCCGACCCGCAGCGGGCGGCCGGCGTGGCCGCGCGACTGCGCGTCGGGACCGTCAACGTCAACGGCGGTGTCTGGTACTCCGCCGACGCACCGTTCGGCGGCTACAAGCAGTCCGGCAACGGCCGGGAGATGGGTATCGCCGGGTTCGAGGAGTACCTGGAGACCAAGTGCATCGCCACGCTGGCCACGTAG
- a CDS encoding TetR family transcriptional regulator has protein sequence MSSDAVAALTSASQEADDQPRNRRQEETFQKVLAAGREMLRESSYADLTVRAVAARAKVAPATAYTYFSSKNHLIAEVYLDMVRQVPYFTDVNQTMASRVEQALRSLALVVADEPGVAAACTTALLSGDDETVRKVRDRIGGEIHKRIRSAVGPDADPRLLSALEMTYFGALVNAGSGAYTYHQIADRLAYVVGLIVGDNA, from the coding sequence GTGTCCAGCGATGCAGTGGCCGCGCTCACAAGCGCCAGCCAAGAAGCGGACGACCAGCCGCGCAACCGCCGCCAAGAGGAAACCTTCCAGAAGGTTCTGGCCGCCGGTCGCGAAATGCTGCGAGAGTCCTCCTACGCCGACCTGACGGTGCGGGCCGTCGCCGCGCGCGCCAAGGTCGCGCCGGCAACCGCCTACACCTACTTCTCGTCCAAAAATCACCTCATCGCCGAGGTGTATCTGGACATGGTTCGGCAGGTGCCCTACTTCACCGACGTCAACCAGACGATGGCCAGCCGGGTCGAGCAGGCACTGCGCAGCCTCGCACTGGTCGTCGCAGACGAACCCGGGGTGGCCGCGGCGTGCACGACGGCCCTGCTGTCGGGCGACGACGAGACCGTCCGCAAGGTGCGCGACCGCATCGGTGGCGAAATCCACAAGCGCATCCGGTCAGCCGTCGGACCCGACGCCGATCCGCGCCTGCTCTCGGCCCTGGAGATGACGTACTTCGGCGCGCTCGTCAACGCCGGCAGCGGCGCGTACACCTATCACCAGATCGCCGACCGGCTGGCCTACGTCGTCGGACTCATCGTGGGAGACAACGCATGA
- a CDS encoding cytochrome P450 — MTANVELLIDPYSYDFHEDPYPYYRRLRDEAPIYRNDKLNFWALSRHEDVLRGFRNSTALSNKHGVSLDPISRNAEAHRVMSFLALDDPAHLRLRTLVSKGFTPRRIRELEGRVTEIAVQHLDEALQNNSFDYVDDFAGKLPMDVISELMGVPQEDRVRIRALADGVMHREDGTADVPPSAMAASGELLMYYADMVKQRRKSLSDDLTSALVEAEIDGDKLTDDEIMAFLFLMVIAGNETTTKLLANAAYWGHKNPGQLAPVFDDHELISPWIEETLRYDTSSQLLARAVVEDLEFYGTTVPAGDVLVLLAGSANRDERVFDQPDEYRIGRDIGSKLVSFGSGAHFCLGAHLARMEARVALTELFKRIRSYEVDEDNSVRVHSSSVRGFAHLPMTVKAR; from the coding sequence ATGACAGCCAATGTGGAGCTACTGATCGACCCCTACAGCTACGACTTCCACGAGGATCCGTACCCGTACTACCGGCGGCTGCGGGACGAGGCGCCGATCTACCGGAACGACAAACTCAACTTCTGGGCACTGTCCCGCCACGAGGACGTGCTGCGCGGTTTCCGGAACAGCACCGCCCTGTCCAACAAGCACGGCGTCTCGCTGGATCCGATCTCCCGCAACGCCGAAGCCCACCGCGTGATGTCCTTTCTGGCCCTTGATGATCCGGCGCACCTGCGGCTGCGCACCCTGGTGTCCAAGGGGTTCACCCCGCGGCGCATCCGTGAGCTGGAGGGACGGGTCACCGAGATCGCCGTCCAGCACCTCGACGAGGCGTTGCAGAACAACAGCTTTGACTACGTCGACGATTTCGCGGGCAAGCTGCCCATGGACGTCATCAGTGAGCTGATGGGCGTCCCGCAAGAAGACCGCGTGCGTATCCGCGCGCTCGCCGACGGTGTGATGCACCGCGAAGACGGGACGGCCGATGTGCCGCCGTCCGCCATGGCCGCATCGGGTGAGTTGCTGATGTACTACGCCGACATGGTCAAGCAGCGGCGCAAGAGTCTGTCCGATGATCTCACCTCGGCGCTGGTGGAGGCCGAGATCGACGGCGACAAGCTGACCGATGACGAGATCATGGCATTCCTGTTCCTGATGGTCATCGCCGGTAACGAGACCACCACGAAACTGCTTGCCAATGCGGCGTATTGGGGACACAAGAACCCCGGGCAGCTGGCGCCGGTGTTCGACGACCATGAGCTGATCTCGCCGTGGATCGAGGAGACGCTGCGCTACGACACGTCGAGCCAGCTGCTGGCCCGGGCCGTCGTCGAGGACCTCGAGTTCTACGGCACCACCGTGCCGGCCGGTGACGTACTGGTGCTGCTGGCCGGCTCGGCCAACCGCGACGAGCGGGTGTTCGACCAGCCGGACGAATACCGCATCGGCCGCGACATCGGTTCCAAGCTCGTGAGTTTCGGCAGCGGCGCCCATTTCTGCCTTGGCGCCCACCTGGCCCGGATGGAAGCCCGGGTCGCCCTGACCGAATTGTTCAAACGCATCCGGAGCTACGAGGTGGACGAGGACAACTCCGTCCGCGTCCACTCGAGTTCCGTACGCGGATTTGCCCACCTCCCAATGACAGTGAAGGCACGCTAA